In the Labrys wisconsinensis genome, one interval contains:
- a CDS encoding GDP-mannose 4,6-dehydratase — MRVMVTGGAGFIGSALIRTLIADTDHEVLNFDKLTYAGLLSSVAPVAEDPRYRFVRGDICDGGDVAAVLAEFRPDVIAHLAAESHVDRSISGPGAFVH, encoded by the coding sequence ATGCGCGTAATGGTGACCGGCGGCGCGGGGTTCATCGGATCGGCTCTGATCCGCACCCTGATCGCCGACACGGACCACGAGGTCCTCAACTTCGACAAGCTCACCTATGCCGGGCTCTTGTCCTCGGTGGCGCCGGTGGCGGAGGATCCGCGCTACCGCTTCGTGCGCGGCGACATCTGCGACGGGGGTGACGTGGCGGCGGTGCTGGCCGAGTTCCGCCCGGATGTGATCGCCCATCTGGCGGCCGAGAGCCATGTCGACCGCTCGATCTCCGGCCCCGGCGCCTTCGTGCAC
- the rfbC gene encoding dTDP-4-dehydrorhamnose 3,5-epimerase, producing the protein MTTPVKLIRTKRFGDDRGWFSETYSEAKLTGLGITDRFVQDNQSFSKFAGTIRGIHFQRPPHAQAKLVRCVRGRILDYAVDLRRGSPTYGRHVAAELSAENGDQLYVPVGFGHAFVTLEPDVEVAYKVSDVYAPDCDGGVLWSDAAIGIAWPLPPGGPTLSAKDAQLPTLAQFESPFDYDGAPLEPL; encoded by the coding sequence ATGACGACACCGGTGAAGCTGATCAGGACGAAGCGTTTCGGGGACGACCGGGGTTGGTTCTCGGAGACCTACAGCGAGGCCAAGCTGACCGGGCTCGGGATCACGGATCGCTTCGTGCAGGACAACCAGTCCTTCTCCAAGTTCGCCGGAACGATCCGGGGCATCCATTTCCAGCGCCCGCCGCATGCGCAGGCCAAGCTGGTGCGCTGCGTGCGGGGGCGGATCCTGGACTATGCGGTGGACCTCAGGCGGGGCTCGCCGACCTATGGGCGGCATGTAGCGGCGGAGCTGAGCGCGGAGAATGGCGACCAGCTCTACGTGCCGGTCGGCTTCGGCCATGCCTTCGTCACGCTCGAGCCGGACGTGGAGGTGGCCTACAAGGTCTCGGACGTCTATGCGCCGGACTGCGACGGCGGCGTGCTGTGGAGCGATGCGGCGATCGGCATCGCCTGGCCGCTGCCGCCGGGCGGGCCGACCCTGTCGGCCAAGGACGCGCAGCTGCCGACGCTCGCCCAGTTCGAAAGCCCCTTCGACTATGATGGGGCTCCCCTGGAGCCGCTCTGA
- a CDS encoding SDR family NAD(P)-dependent oxidoreductase, whose protein sequence is MSTSSSADAIPRAADCLRPGLFEGRQVLVTGGTSGIGAAIAEAFLSLGAAVLATGVGEAEIAAARAVPGLAGAAFARLDVRDGAAVAALVAGLPRLDHVVNCAGVIRRGEELEPDIFAEVVDINLNGSMRVCAAARPRLAERGGTIVNTASMLAFFGGGLVPAYSASKGGIAQLTKSLAIAYAGERIRVNAIAPGWIATPLTKALREDPARDAAITGRTAMKRWGEPAELAGGALFLSSPLASFVTGAVLVIDGGYLIT, encoded by the coding sequence ATGTCGACCAGTTCATCCGCTGACGCCATCCCGCGTGCCGCCGACTGTCTCAGGCCCGGCCTGTTCGAGGGCCGGCAGGTGCTGGTGACGGGCGGCACGTCGGGCATCGGCGCCGCCATCGCCGAGGCCTTCCTCTCGCTCGGCGCCGCGGTGCTGGCGACCGGCGTCGGCGAGGCGGAGATCGCGGCCGCGCGCGCCGTGCCGGGACTGGCGGGAGCGGCGTTCGCCCGGCTCGACGTGCGCGACGGCGCCGCCGTGGCCGCGCTCGTCGCCGGCCTGCCGCGCCTCGACCATGTCGTCAACTGCGCCGGCGTCATCCGCCGCGGCGAAGAGCTGGAGCCCGACATCTTCGCCGAGGTGGTCGACATCAACCTCAACGGCTCGATGCGGGTCTGCGCCGCGGCGCGCCCGCGCCTGGCCGAGCGCGGCGGCACCATCGTCAACACCGCCTCCATGCTCGCCTTCTTCGGCGGCGGCCTGGTCCCCGCCTACTCCGCCTCCAAGGGCGGTATCGCCCAGCTCACCAAGTCGCTGGCCATCGCCTATGCCGGCGAGCGCATCCGGGTGAACGCCATCGCGCCGGGCTGGATCGCCACGCCCCTGACCAAGGCGCTGCGCGAGGACCCGGCGCGCGATGCTGCGATCACCGGCCGAACCGCGATGAAGCGCTGGGGCGAGCCAGCCGAGCTCGCCGGCGGGGCCCTCTTCCTGTCCTCGCCGCTGGCGAGCTTCGTCACCGGCGCCGTGCTGGTCATCGACGGCGGCTATCTCATCACCTGA
- a CDS encoding 2,4'-dihydroxyacetophenone dioxygenase family protein: MPPMKVDPDPRLPYQHPMPKETLPDIVIPRAIPSDERIWVPQGENVWFRPLCLNRSQGYWMNLLRVRRSGVLSRHRHPQAVHGFVLKGRWYYLEHDWVAEEGGYVFEPPGETHTLVVPDDVEEMITYFQVNGIMVYVDAYGEPLGFEDVFTKIDMCRDHYAKVGLGADYVDQFIR, encoded by the coding sequence ATGCCGCCCATGAAGGTCGATCCCGATCCGCGCCTGCCCTACCAGCACCCGATGCCGAAGGAGACGCTGCCCGACATCGTCATTCCCCGGGCGATCCCGAGCGACGAGCGCATCTGGGTGCCGCAGGGCGAGAACGTGTGGTTCCGGCCGCTCTGCCTCAACCGCTCGCAGGGCTACTGGATGAACCTGCTCAGGGTGCGCCGCTCCGGCGTGCTCAGCCGCCACCGCCACCCGCAGGCGGTGCACGGCTTCGTGCTCAAGGGTCGCTGGTACTATCTCGAGCACGACTGGGTGGCCGAGGAAGGCGGCTATGTCTTCGAGCCGCCGGGCGAGACCCACACGCTGGTCGTTCCCGACGACGTCGAGGAGATGATCACCTATTTTCAGGTCAACGGCATCATGGTCTACGTCGACGCCTATGGCGAGCCGCTCGGCTTCGAGGACGTGTTCACCAAGATCGACATGTGCCGCGACCACTATGCCAAGGTCGGGCTGGGAGCGGACTATGTCGACCAGTTCATCCGCTGA
- a CDS encoding AbrB/MazE/SpoVT family DNA-binding domain-containing protein → MAGAEKLVTTVSTKGQVILPKAIRRRREWEAGTRLLVEEMPEGVLLRRAPAFDATRPEDVFASLPWTGEPKTIEEMEAGVLAEARRRHARD, encoded by the coding sequence ATGGCCGGCGCGGAAAAGCTCGTCACGACCGTCTCGACCAAGGGACAGGTCATCCTGCCCAAGGCCATCCGCCGGCGGCGGGAATGGGAGGCGGGGACACGGCTCCTGGTCGAGGAGATGCCGGAGGGCGTGCTGTTGAGGCGGGCGCCGGCCTTCGACGCGACGCGACCGGAGGACGTCTTCGCGTCGTTGCCATGGACAGGCGAGCCGAAGACCATCGAGGAGATGGAGGCCGGCGTGCTGGCCGAAGCCAGGCGTCGCCATGCTCGCGATTGA